A section of the Streptomyces sp. NBC_00178 genome encodes:
- a CDS encoding alpha/beta hydrolase, which translates to MSMRGSIADRRRRAAAVAAAMLCSSVLTGPEIARAGGATPPEVPAPRPAWSPCIPGSPFDCATVQVPLDHRAPGGRAIGLAVVRHKALDPGRRIGTLFFNPGGPGGPGTVQMPQNYEAFPQTVRERFDIVSWDPRGVGNSTAVNCFGDPDEAADWLARKPAGFPVGEEERSAWISSYKDLGRRCEQRDPELLRHVSTAETAQDLDLLRRAVGDRQLTYMGISYGTILGATYANLFPGKVRAMVLDSNIDPQAWTDHGSRKEPSRPTFLRMGSDRTAAATLKQFLTRCGATDVTRCAFSAGSAKATEAKFDKLTARLRKHPVDGWTYARTVADVVNSLYIVNPGWSDLAGRLQELWEGRVPAPPVSPPAPPVPDPSPYTGEEQGGAVLCGDSPNPHDPGAFHALEEASAARAGDAGRFWTWAAEPCSTWPVRAAEQYNGPWNKPTANPVLVVGTVYDPSTPYAGAQAMARELADARLLTNTGYGHTALLNPSGCVQEHESRYLVDGVLPPSGTTCRQDTPPFSSPRPRGGIAAGGGATARDSS; encoded by the coding sequence ATGTCCATGCGCGGATCCATAGCGGACCGTCGGCGTCGCGCGGCGGCCGTCGCCGCGGCGATGCTCTGCTCGTCGGTTCTCACCGGCCCGGAGATCGCCCGCGCGGGCGGTGCCACTCCACCGGAGGTGCCCGCGCCCCGGCCGGCCTGGAGCCCCTGCATACCCGGTAGCCCGTTCGACTGCGCCACCGTCCAGGTCCCGCTGGACCACCGGGCCCCGGGCGGCCGGGCCATCGGCCTCGCGGTGGTCCGGCACAAGGCACTCGACCCGGGGCGGCGCATCGGCACCCTGTTCTTCAACCCCGGCGGCCCGGGCGGGCCCGGCACGGTGCAGATGCCCCAGAACTACGAGGCGTTCCCGCAGACCGTGCGGGAGCGGTTCGACATCGTCAGCTGGGACCCCCGGGGGGTCGGCAACAGCACGGCGGTGAACTGCTTCGGCGACCCCGACGAGGCCGCCGACTGGCTGGCGAGGAAGCCGGCCGGCTTCCCTGTGGGCGAGGAGGAGCGGTCGGCCTGGATCTCCTCCTACAAGGACCTCGGGCGTCGCTGCGAGCAGCGCGACCCCGAGTTGCTGCGCCATGTGTCGACCGCCGAGACCGCGCAGGACCTCGACCTCCTGCGCAGGGCGGTCGGCGACCGGCAGCTCACCTACATGGGGATCTCCTACGGCACCATCCTGGGGGCCACCTACGCCAATCTCTTCCCCGGCAAGGTCCGTGCCATGGTCCTGGACAGCAACATCGACCCGCAGGCCTGGACGGACCACGGATCGCGGAAGGAGCCGTCACGGCCGACGTTCCTCCGCATGGGTTCGGACCGCACGGCGGCGGCGACCCTGAAGCAGTTCCTCACGCGGTGCGGGGCCACCGACGTCACCCGGTGCGCGTTCTCCGCCGGCAGCGCGAAGGCGACCGAGGCGAAGTTCGACAAGCTGACCGCACGTCTGCGGAAGCACCCCGTGGACGGGTGGACGTACGCCCGGACCGTCGCCGACGTCGTGAACAGTCTCTACATCGTGAACCCGGGATGGTCCGACCTCGCGGGCCGGCTGCAGGAGCTGTGGGAGGGCCGGGTCCCGGCGCCGCCCGTGTCCCCGCCGGCGCCCCCGGTTCCGGACCCCTCCCCGTACACGGGTGAAGAACAGGGCGGTGCCGTGCTCTGCGGCGACAGTCCCAATCCGCACGACCCCGGCGCCTTCCACGCGCTGGAGGAGGCGAGCGCCGCCCGCGCGGGTGACGCGGGCCGCTTCTGGACCTGGGCCGCCGAGCCCTGCTCGACCTGGCCCGTCCGGGCCGCCGAACAGTACAACGGCCCGTGGAACAAGCCCACCGCGAACCCCGTCCTGGTGGTGGGGACCGTCTACGACCCGTCCACGCCCTACGCCGGCGCCCAGGCGATGGCGAGGGAACTCGCCGACGCACGCCTGCTCACCAACACCGGCTACGGGCACACCGCCCTGCTCAATCCCAGCGGATGCGTCCAGGAACACGAGAGCCGGTACCTCGTCGACGGCGTCCTCCCGCCGTCCGGCACGACGTGCCGCCAGGACACACCGCCGTTCTCGTCCCCCAGGCCCCGGGGAGGGATCGCCGCCGGCGGAGGCGCGACGGCACGCGACTCCTCCTGA
- a CDS encoding septum formation family protein, producing the protein MLFGVTSRSVRGISTVVALLAVGAVGCSGALDGAKAGAKSALRQRSVFSLVPGDCYTPNSVATASEEFGVEIIPCKEPHKGQVVGEFSIEGITEYPGEDGVSKIADNRCPVESQKFVSDTWAVPAGVELFYYYPTAQSWRTGDRAVSCAYTQKSGTSTGSLKNRSLSADQLAYLNGANAVYEALWANQPEAELIEDDLAGYRKQAKAVAAALDGHLKTMKGIQQPETVKLRTKLEETAEAWHDAAKAKDTDAFYIAYDLAFTGIDPKKTVGARKELKLATTVPADDADVWAG; encoded by the coding sequence ATGCTTTTCGGTGTCACGTCCCGCTCCGTACGCGGTATATCGACCGTTGTCGCCCTTCTCGCGGTGGGAGCAGTGGGTTGCTCCGGCGCCCTCGACGGCGCGAAGGCCGGCGCCAAGAGCGCGTTGCGCCAGCGCTCCGTCTTCTCCCTCGTTCCGGGCGACTGCTACACCCCGAACAGCGTGGCGACGGCGAGTGAGGAGTTCGGCGTCGAGATCATCCCGTGCAAGGAGCCGCACAAGGGGCAGGTCGTGGGCGAGTTCTCGATCGAAGGCATCACCGAGTACCCCGGTGAGGACGGCGTGTCGAAGATCGCCGACAATCGCTGCCCCGTGGAGTCCCAGAAGTTCGTCTCCGACACCTGGGCGGTCCCTGCGGGCGTCGAGCTCTTCTACTACTACCCGACGGCCCAGAGCTGGCGGACCGGCGACCGCGCGGTGAGCTGCGCCTACACCCAGAAGTCGGGCACCTCCACCGGCTCCCTGAAGAACCGGTCCCTGAGCGCCGACCAGCTCGCGTACCTCAACGGCGCGAACGCCGTCTACGAAGCCCTGTGGGCGAACCAGCCCGAGGCCGAGCTGATCGAGGACGACCTGGCCGGCTACAGGAAGCAGGCCAAGGCCGTCGCAGCCGCACTCGACGGCCACCTCAAGACGATGAAGGGCATCCAGCAGCCGGAGACCGTCAAGCTCCGCACGAAGCTGGAGGAGACGGCCGAAGCCTGGCACGACGCCGCCAAGGCCAAGGACACGGACGCCTTCTACATCGCGTACGACCTCGCCTTCACCGGCATCGACCCGAAGAAGACCGTGGGGGCCCGCAAGGAACTGAAGCTGGCCACCACCGTGCCGGCCGACGACGCGGACGTCTGGGCCGGCTGA
- a CDS encoding class I SAM-dependent methyltransferase, whose amino-acid sequence MPEHAYLAAVRKSYDTVAADYFAQVKAPEQLDPLSRGMLDAFAETVLASGLGPVADLGCGPGKVTAYLARRGVPAFGVDLSPEMVALARRAHPHLEFTVGSMTAPAIDDDALGGILAYYSTHHTPPGQLPVVFGEFHRTLAPGGHVMVAGHTGAGELLRPTQAYGGHPVSYESYLSPPDRIAELLRGAGLVVTARLIEEPAPGATRTHATFLARKPERG is encoded by the coding sequence GTGCCTGAACATGCCTACCTCGCAGCCGTCCGGAAGTCCTACGACACGGTCGCCGCCGACTACTTCGCCCAGGTCAAAGCCCCGGAGCAACTGGACCCCCTGTCGCGCGGGATGCTGGACGCCTTCGCCGAGACGGTCCTGGCATCCGGCCTGGGGCCCGTGGCCGACCTGGGATGCGGACCCGGCAAGGTGACGGCGTACCTGGCCCGGCGCGGTGTGCCCGCCTTCGGTGTCGACCTGTCCCCGGAGATGGTCGCACTGGCGCGGCGCGCCCACCCGCACCTGGAGTTCACCGTCGGCTCCATGACCGCGCCCGCGATCGACGACGACGCGCTCGGCGGCATCCTGGCCTACTACTCCACCCACCACACGCCACCGGGCCAACTGCCCGTCGTCTTCGGCGAGTTCCACCGGACGCTCGCCCCGGGCGGCCACGTGATGGTGGCCGGTCATACGGGAGCGGGAGAACTCCTGCGCCCGACACAGGCGTACGGCGGCCACCCGGTGTCCTACGAGTCCTACCTGTCACCGCCCGACCGCATCGCCGAACTTCTGCGGGGGGCCGGGCTCGTCGTCACGGCCCGGCTGATCGAGGAACCCGCCCCGGGCGCCACGAGGACCCATGCCACTTTCCTGGCACGGAAGCCCGAACGGGGCTGA